The following proteins are encoded in a genomic region of Ursus arctos isolate Adak ecotype North America unplaced genomic scaffold, UrsArc2.0 scaffold_32, whole genome shotgun sequence:
- the RCC1 gene encoding regulator of chromosome condensation isoform X1, whose translation MERKMPPKRIAKRRSPPEDALPKSKKVKDRRNQAVRAIASHRVPGAQRPSPPDQKTRPVSHRSHSTEPGMVLTLGQGDVGQLGLGENVMERKKPALVPIPEDIVQAEAGGMHTVCLSKSGQVYSFGCNDEGALGRDTSVEGSEMVPGKVELQEKVVQVSAGDSHTAALTEDGRVFLWGSFRDNNGVIGLLEPMKKSMVPVQVQLTMPVVKVASGNDHLVMLTADGDLYTLGCGEQGQLGRVPELFANRGGRQGLERLLVPKCVMLKSRGSRGHVRFQDAFCGAYFTFAISCEGHVYGFGLSNYHQLGTPGTESCFVPQNLTSFKNSTKSWVGFSGGQHHTVCMDSEGKAYSLGRAEYGRLGLGEGAEEKSIPTLISRLPAVSSVACGASVGYAVTKDGRVFAWGMGTNYQLGTGQEEDAWSPVEMTGKQLENRVVLSVSSGGQHTVLLVKDKEQS comes from the exons GAAAGGAAGATGCCACCCAAACGTATAGCTAAGAGAAGGTCACCCCCAGAAGATGCTCTCCCCAAAAGCAAGAAGGTGAAGG ACCGTCGTAACCAGGCAGTGAGGGCCATTGCCTCCCATCGCGTTCCAGGTGCCCAGAGGCCAAGCCCTCCTGACCAGAAAACCCGACCAG TCTCCCATAGGTCCCACAGCACAGAACCAGGCATGGTGCTGACACTGGGCCAGGGCGACGTGGGCCAACTGGGGCTGGGCGAGAATgtgatggagaggaagaagccggcccTGGTGCCCATTCCGGAGGACATCGTGCAAGCCGAGGCTGGGGGCATGCATACTGTGTGTCTAAGCAAAAGTGGCCAG GTCTACTCCTTCGGCTGCAACGATGAGGGTGCCCTGGGAAGGGACACGTCCGTGGAGGGCTCTGAGATGGTCCCTGGGAAAGTGGAACTGCAAGAGAAAGTGGTGCAGGTGTCAGCAGGAGACAGTCACACAGCAGCTCTCACTGAGGATGGTCGCGTTTTCCTCTGGGGCTCCTTCCGG GACAATAACGGTGTGATTGGACTCTTGGAGCCCATGAAGAAGAGCATGGTGCCCGTGCAAGTGCAGCTGACTATGCCGGTTGTGAAGGTAGCCTCAG GAAACGACCACTTGGTGATGCTGACAGCTGATGGTGACCTCTACACTTTGGGCTGCGGGGAGCAGGGCCAGCTGGGCCGCGTGCCTGAATTATTTGCCAACCGTGGTGGCCGGCAGGGCCTTG AGCGACTCCTGGTCCCCAAGTGCGTGATGCTGAAATCCAGAGGAAGCCGGGGTCATGTGAGATTCCAGGATGCCTTCTGTGGTGCCTACTTCACCTTTGCCATCTCCTGCGAGGGCCACGTGTATGGTTTTGGCCTCTCCAACTACCATCAACTTG GAACCCCAGGCACAGAATCTTGCTTTGTGCCCCAAAACTTGACATCCTTCAAGAACTCTACCAAGTCCTGGGTGGGCTTCTCTGGTGGCCAGCATCATACAGTCTGCATGGATTCGGAAG GAAAAGCATACAGCCTGGGCCGGGCTGAGTATGGGCGGCTGGGCCTTggggagggtgctgaggagaAGAGCATACCCACCCTCATCTCCAGGCTCCCTGCCGTCTCCTCAGTGGCTTGTGGGGCCTCCGTGGGGTATGCTGTGACCAAGGATG GTCGTGTTTTCGCCTGGGGCATGGGCACCAACTACCAGCTGGGCACAGGGCAGGAGGAGGACGCCTGGAGCCCGGTGGAGATGACGGGCAAACAGCTGGAGAACCGTGTGGTCTTATCGGTGTCCAGTGGGGGCCAGCACACAGTCTTACTGGTCAAGGACAAGGAACAGAGCTGA
- the RCC1 gene encoding regulator of chromosome condensation isoform X4: MPPKRIAKRRSPPEDALPKSKKVKVSHRSHSTEPGMVLTLGQGDVGQLGLGENVMERKKPALVPIPEDIVQAEAGGMHTVCLSKSGQVYSFGCNDEGALGRDTSVEGSEMVPGKVELQEKVVQVSAGDSHTAALTEDGRVFLWGSFRDNNGVIGLLEPMKKSMVPVQVQLTMPVVKVASGNDHLVMLTADGDLYTLGCGEQGQLGRVPELFANRGGRQGLERLLVPKCVMLKSRGSRGHVRFQDAFCGAYFTFAISCEGHVYGFGLSNYHQLGTPGTESCFVPQNLTSFKNSTKSWVGFSGGQHHTVCMDSEGKAYSLGRAEYGRLGLGEGAEEKSIPTLISRLPAVSSVACGASVGYAVTKDGRVFAWGMGTNYQLGTGQEEDAWSPVEMTGKQLENRVVLSVSSGGQHTVLLVKDKEQS; encoded by the exons ATGCCACCCAAACGTATAGCTAAGAGAAGGTCACCCCCAGAAGATGCTCTCCCCAAAAGCAAGAAGGTGAAGG TCTCCCATAGGTCCCACAGCACAGAACCAGGCATGGTGCTGACACTGGGCCAGGGCGACGTGGGCCAACTGGGGCTGGGCGAGAATgtgatggagaggaagaagccggcccTGGTGCCCATTCCGGAGGACATCGTGCAAGCCGAGGCTGGGGGCATGCATACTGTGTGTCTAAGCAAAAGTGGCCAG GTCTACTCCTTCGGCTGCAACGATGAGGGTGCCCTGGGAAGGGACACGTCCGTGGAGGGCTCTGAGATGGTCCCTGGGAAAGTGGAACTGCAAGAGAAAGTGGTGCAGGTGTCAGCAGGAGACAGTCACACAGCAGCTCTCACTGAGGATGGTCGCGTTTTCCTCTGGGGCTCCTTCCGG GACAATAACGGTGTGATTGGACTCTTGGAGCCCATGAAGAAGAGCATGGTGCCCGTGCAAGTGCAGCTGACTATGCCGGTTGTGAAGGTAGCCTCAG GAAACGACCACTTGGTGATGCTGACAGCTGATGGTGACCTCTACACTTTGGGCTGCGGGGAGCAGGGCCAGCTGGGCCGCGTGCCTGAATTATTTGCCAACCGTGGTGGCCGGCAGGGCCTTG AGCGACTCCTGGTCCCCAAGTGCGTGATGCTGAAATCCAGAGGAAGCCGGGGTCATGTGAGATTCCAGGATGCCTTCTGTGGTGCCTACTTCACCTTTGCCATCTCCTGCGAGGGCCACGTGTATGGTTTTGGCCTCTCCAACTACCATCAACTTG GAACCCCAGGCACAGAATCTTGCTTTGTGCCCCAAAACTTGACATCCTTCAAGAACTCTACCAAGTCCTGGGTGGGCTTCTCTGGTGGCCAGCATCATACAGTCTGCATGGATTCGGAAG GAAAAGCATACAGCCTGGGCCGGGCTGAGTATGGGCGGCTGGGCCTTggggagggtgctgaggagaAGAGCATACCCACCCTCATCTCCAGGCTCCCTGCCGTCTCCTCAGTGGCTTGTGGGGCCTCCGTGGGGTATGCTGTGACCAAGGATG GTCGTGTTTTCGCCTGGGGCATGGGCACCAACTACCAGCTGGGCACAGGGCAGGAGGAGGACGCCTGGAGCCCGGTGGAGATGACGGGCAAACAGCTGGAGAACCGTGTGGTCTTATCGGTGTCCAGTGGGGGCCAGCACACAGTCTTACTGGTCAAGGACAAGGAACAGAGCTGA
- the RCC1 gene encoding regulator of chromosome condensation isoform X2, protein MPPKRIAKRRSPPEDALPKSKKVKDRRNQAVRAIASHRVPGAQRPSPPDQKTRPVSHRSHSTEPGMVLTLGQGDVGQLGLGENVMERKKPALVPIPEDIVQAEAGGMHTVCLSKSGQVYSFGCNDEGALGRDTSVEGSEMVPGKVELQEKVVQVSAGDSHTAALTEDGRVFLWGSFRDNNGVIGLLEPMKKSMVPVQVQLTMPVVKVASGNDHLVMLTADGDLYTLGCGEQGQLGRVPELFANRGGRQGLERLLVPKCVMLKSRGSRGHVRFQDAFCGAYFTFAISCEGHVYGFGLSNYHQLGTPGTESCFVPQNLTSFKNSTKSWVGFSGGQHHTVCMDSEGKAYSLGRAEYGRLGLGEGAEEKSIPTLISRLPAVSSVACGASVGYAVTKDGRVFAWGMGTNYQLGTGQEEDAWSPVEMTGKQLENRVVLSVSSGGQHTVLLVKDKEQS, encoded by the exons ATGCCACCCAAACGTATAGCTAAGAGAAGGTCACCCCCAGAAGATGCTCTCCCCAAAAGCAAGAAGGTGAAGG ACCGTCGTAACCAGGCAGTGAGGGCCATTGCCTCCCATCGCGTTCCAGGTGCCCAGAGGCCAAGCCCTCCTGACCAGAAAACCCGACCAG TCTCCCATAGGTCCCACAGCACAGAACCAGGCATGGTGCTGACACTGGGCCAGGGCGACGTGGGCCAACTGGGGCTGGGCGAGAATgtgatggagaggaagaagccggcccTGGTGCCCATTCCGGAGGACATCGTGCAAGCCGAGGCTGGGGGCATGCATACTGTGTGTCTAAGCAAAAGTGGCCAG GTCTACTCCTTCGGCTGCAACGATGAGGGTGCCCTGGGAAGGGACACGTCCGTGGAGGGCTCTGAGATGGTCCCTGGGAAAGTGGAACTGCAAGAGAAAGTGGTGCAGGTGTCAGCAGGAGACAGTCACACAGCAGCTCTCACTGAGGATGGTCGCGTTTTCCTCTGGGGCTCCTTCCGG GACAATAACGGTGTGATTGGACTCTTGGAGCCCATGAAGAAGAGCATGGTGCCCGTGCAAGTGCAGCTGACTATGCCGGTTGTGAAGGTAGCCTCAG GAAACGACCACTTGGTGATGCTGACAGCTGATGGTGACCTCTACACTTTGGGCTGCGGGGAGCAGGGCCAGCTGGGCCGCGTGCCTGAATTATTTGCCAACCGTGGTGGCCGGCAGGGCCTTG AGCGACTCCTGGTCCCCAAGTGCGTGATGCTGAAATCCAGAGGAAGCCGGGGTCATGTGAGATTCCAGGATGCCTTCTGTGGTGCCTACTTCACCTTTGCCATCTCCTGCGAGGGCCACGTGTATGGTTTTGGCCTCTCCAACTACCATCAACTTG GAACCCCAGGCACAGAATCTTGCTTTGTGCCCCAAAACTTGACATCCTTCAAGAACTCTACCAAGTCCTGGGTGGGCTTCTCTGGTGGCCAGCATCATACAGTCTGCATGGATTCGGAAG GAAAAGCATACAGCCTGGGCCGGGCTGAGTATGGGCGGCTGGGCCTTggggagggtgctgaggagaAGAGCATACCCACCCTCATCTCCAGGCTCCCTGCCGTCTCCTCAGTGGCTTGTGGGGCCTCCGTGGGGTATGCTGTGACCAAGGATG GTCGTGTTTTCGCCTGGGGCATGGGCACCAACTACCAGCTGGGCACAGGGCAGGAGGAGGACGCCTGGAGCCCGGTGGAGATGACGGGCAAACAGCTGGAGAACCGTGTGGTCTTATCGGTGTCCAGTGGGGGCCAGCACACAGTCTTACTGGTCAAGGACAAGGAACAGAGCTGA
- the RCC1 gene encoding regulator of chromosome condensation isoform X3 yields MERKMPPKRIAKRRSPPEDALPKSKKVKVSHRSHSTEPGMVLTLGQGDVGQLGLGENVMERKKPALVPIPEDIVQAEAGGMHTVCLSKSGQVYSFGCNDEGALGRDTSVEGSEMVPGKVELQEKVVQVSAGDSHTAALTEDGRVFLWGSFRDNNGVIGLLEPMKKSMVPVQVQLTMPVVKVASGNDHLVMLTADGDLYTLGCGEQGQLGRVPELFANRGGRQGLERLLVPKCVMLKSRGSRGHVRFQDAFCGAYFTFAISCEGHVYGFGLSNYHQLGTPGTESCFVPQNLTSFKNSTKSWVGFSGGQHHTVCMDSEGKAYSLGRAEYGRLGLGEGAEEKSIPTLISRLPAVSSVACGASVGYAVTKDGRVFAWGMGTNYQLGTGQEEDAWSPVEMTGKQLENRVVLSVSSGGQHTVLLVKDKEQS; encoded by the exons GAAAGGAAGATGCCACCCAAACGTATAGCTAAGAGAAGGTCACCCCCAGAAGATGCTCTCCCCAAAAGCAAGAAGGTGAAGG TCTCCCATAGGTCCCACAGCACAGAACCAGGCATGGTGCTGACACTGGGCCAGGGCGACGTGGGCCAACTGGGGCTGGGCGAGAATgtgatggagaggaagaagccggcccTGGTGCCCATTCCGGAGGACATCGTGCAAGCCGAGGCTGGGGGCATGCATACTGTGTGTCTAAGCAAAAGTGGCCAG GTCTACTCCTTCGGCTGCAACGATGAGGGTGCCCTGGGAAGGGACACGTCCGTGGAGGGCTCTGAGATGGTCCCTGGGAAAGTGGAACTGCAAGAGAAAGTGGTGCAGGTGTCAGCAGGAGACAGTCACACAGCAGCTCTCACTGAGGATGGTCGCGTTTTCCTCTGGGGCTCCTTCCGG GACAATAACGGTGTGATTGGACTCTTGGAGCCCATGAAGAAGAGCATGGTGCCCGTGCAAGTGCAGCTGACTATGCCGGTTGTGAAGGTAGCCTCAG GAAACGACCACTTGGTGATGCTGACAGCTGATGGTGACCTCTACACTTTGGGCTGCGGGGAGCAGGGCCAGCTGGGCCGCGTGCCTGAATTATTTGCCAACCGTGGTGGCCGGCAGGGCCTTG AGCGACTCCTGGTCCCCAAGTGCGTGATGCTGAAATCCAGAGGAAGCCGGGGTCATGTGAGATTCCAGGATGCCTTCTGTGGTGCCTACTTCACCTTTGCCATCTCCTGCGAGGGCCACGTGTATGGTTTTGGCCTCTCCAACTACCATCAACTTG GAACCCCAGGCACAGAATCTTGCTTTGTGCCCCAAAACTTGACATCCTTCAAGAACTCTACCAAGTCCTGGGTGGGCTTCTCTGGTGGCCAGCATCATACAGTCTGCATGGATTCGGAAG GAAAAGCATACAGCCTGGGCCGGGCTGAGTATGGGCGGCTGGGCCTTggggagggtgctgaggagaAGAGCATACCCACCCTCATCTCCAGGCTCCCTGCCGTCTCCTCAGTGGCTTGTGGGGCCTCCGTGGGGTATGCTGTGACCAAGGATG GTCGTGTTTTCGCCTGGGGCATGGGCACCAACTACCAGCTGGGCACAGGGCAGGAGGAGGACGCCTGGAGCCCGGTGGAGATGACGGGCAAACAGCTGGAGAACCGTGTGGTCTTATCGGTGTCCAGTGGGGGCCAGCACACAGTCTTACTGGTCAAGGACAAGGAACAGAGCTGA